The following coding sequences lie in one Peromyscus maniculatus bairdii isolate BWxNUB_F1_BW_parent chromosome 3, HU_Pman_BW_mat_3.1, whole genome shotgun sequence genomic window:
- the LOC102903252 gene encoding N-acetyltransferase family 8 member 3-like: MPPYHIRKYQDSDHKSVVDLFSRGMKEHIPTTFRYMLMLPRILLLLLGVPLTLLLVSGSWIVVLLASLILFTSLWLLAKHTWVKYLVTCLHTDMADITTTYLSSHDSCFWVAESRGQIVGMVAALPVEDPFLQKKQLWLRHLSVSLEHRRQGIGKAMVRRVLQFAQARAFPEVVLSTSVFQYAALALYQDMGFQKTGESYFTIISRLRKSPMIKLKYCLTSAQEGGL, encoded by the coding sequence ATGCCTCCTTATCATATCCGCAAATACCAGGATAGCGACCACAAGAGCGTGGTGGATTTGTTCTCCAGAGGCATGAAGGAGCACATCCCCACCACCTTCCGCTACATGCTGATGCTGCCCCGAATCCTCTTGCTCTTACTTGGGGTCCCTCTTACCCTACTCTTGGTCTCAGGCTCCTGGATTGTGGTTCTTCTCGCCAGCCTTATTCTCTTTACTTCCCTGTGGCTCCTTGCAAAACATACTTGGGTGAAGTATTTAGTAACGTGTTTGCACACAGACATGGCTGACATCACCACAACCTACTTGAGTTCTCATGACTCGTGCTTCTGGGTGGCTGAATCTAGGGGTCAGATAGTGGGCATGGTGGCTGCCCTACCGGTGGAGGATCCCTTCCTGCAGAAGAAGCAACTATGGCTACGTCACCTCTCTGTGTCATTGGAGCACCGAAGACAGGGGATAGGGAAAGCTATGGTGAGGAGGGTCCTCCAGTTTGCACAGGCCCGGGCCTTCCCTGAAGTTGTCCTTTCCACCAGTGTGTTCCAGTATGCAGCCCTGGCTCTCTACCAGGATATGGGCTTCCAGAAGACTGGCGAGTCCTACTTCACCATTATCTCCAGACTAAGGAAATCTCCgatgataaaattaaaatactgtcTCACTTCTGCTCAGGAAGGGGGCCTGTGA
- the LOC121828201 gene encoding N-acetyltransferase 8-like: protein MAPYHIRTYQERDRKRVLELFSMGMEEHTPATFRHLLKLPRTLLLLIGVPLAIVLVSGSWLLAVVCIVFLLLFLRFLAGQPWKNYVSMCLHTDMADITKSYLNVSGAGFWVAESGGQVVGTVAAQPVKDPPSGRKQLQLFRLSVSSQHRGQGIAKALVRTVLQFARDQGYSDVVLETSVIQQGAVSLYEAMGFQRTGLFLLDGIVGRVVDFFVFRFTYPLPCAQEPRL, encoded by the coding sequence ATGGCTCCTTATCACATCCGCACGTACCAGGAGAGGGACCGCAAAAGAGTCCTAGAACTGTTCTCCATGGGCATGGAGGAACACACCCCTGCCACCTTCCGCCACCTGCTGAAACTGCCCCGAACCCTCCTGCTCTTAATTGGGGTGCCTCTTGCCATAGTCCTGGtgtctggctcctggctcctggctgtTGTATGCATTGTCTTTCTGCTTCTATTCTTGCGGTTCCTTGCAGGCCAACCCTGGAAGAATTATGTGTCCATGTGTTTGCACACAGACATGGCTGACATCACCAAGTCCTACTTGAATGTGTCTGGGGCAGGTTTCTGGGTGGCTGAGTCTGGGGGACAGGTAGTGGGGACAGTGGCTGCTCAGCCAGTCAAGGATCCCCCGTCAGGGAGGAAGCAGCTGCAGCTCTTTCGCCTGTCTGTGTCCTCACAGCATCGAGGACAGGGGATAGCGAAAGCCCTGGTCAGAACTGTCCTCCAGTTTGCACGGGACCAGGGCTACAGTGACGTTGTCCTTGAGACCAGTGTCATACAGCAAGGtgctgtgagcctctatgaggcTATGGGATTCCAAAGGACAGGCCTATTCTTACTGGACGGCATTGTCGGAAgggttgttgatttttttgtatttcgTTTCACGTACCCTCTCCCTTGTGCTCAGGAACCCAGACTTTGA